TGCAAAGCAATAAAAATGATAAGTACCGGAATCAGAGAAATAACAGATGCTGCCATAATTAATCCATATTCAGAGGAATATTGACTGATAAACATACGCAGACCAATCTGAAGTGTTTTTTTCGATTCTGTTTTTAAATAAATCATAGGTCCTAAAAAGTCATTCCAGGTTCCGACAAAAGTAAAAATAACAAGGGTAGATAAGGCCGGCTTAGACAGAGGCAGCATTATTCTTTTATAGATTTTATACTCTGACATACCGTCAATTCTTGCGGCTTCACAAAGCTCATCAGGTATTCCCTGATAAAACTGTCTCATCATAAATACACCAAAAGCTGAAAATGTCTGTAGGAAGATAATAGCCAAATGGGTATCATTTAAGCCGAAGGAACGCATCATCATAAACTGGGGAACCATATAAACCTGCCAGGGTACGGCAATGGTTGCCACATAAGCTAAGAATAACAAATTTCTATTCTTAAACTGGAGCTTTGCAAAGGCATAGGCAGCAAAACTACTAGTTAGAATTTGAAGTGTTGTTACTATAAGCGTAAGCTTTGTTGTGTTTAAAATAAATTTAGCCAATGGAATTTTTGTCCATATATTCTTATAATTCTGCCATCTAGGATTCTCTGGAATCCACTGAATGGGAAAGGTAAATACATCTTTATCTAACTTTAACGATGCAGATAACATCCAAACAAACGGAATCAGCATTAAGAGTGTTATAAATATTAAAACTGCATACAGTAATATTCTGCTTAATTTTATTTTACTAGTTTTCATGGTCCTTCCTCCGGTTTTGCTCATAGTACTGTTTATTAAGTAACTTCTGTTTGCTAACTATTTGCATATTTCTTTTCCCCCTTAAACTGCACC
The nucleotide sequence above comes from Anaerocolumna cellulosilytica. Encoded proteins:
- a CDS encoding carbohydrate ABC transporter permease yields the protein MKTSKIKLSRILLYAVLIFITLLMLIPFVWMLSASLKLDKDVFTFPIQWIPENPRWQNYKNIWTKIPLAKFILNTTKLTLIVTTLQILTSSFAAYAFAKLQFKNRNLLFLAYVATIAVPWQVYMVPQFMMMRSFGLNDTHLAIIFLQTFSAFGVFMMRQFYQGIPDELCEAARIDGMSEYKIYKRIMLPLSKPALSTLVIFTFVGTWNDFLGPMIYLKTESKKTLQIGLRMFISQYSSEYGLIMAASVISLIPVLIIFIALQKYFVEGIASTGIKG